CTCTTGCTCGGCGCCGGCCGCAAGGATGAGTCCGGCGACTTCACCAAGGGCGCCGGCCTCAACAGCGACCAGATCGAGAAGGTGCTCTTCTTCGTCGGCATCAAGGACTATGCCCAAAGTGCCGCCCAGCTTGCCGAGCTTGTCGCCGGCACGTCCAAAGGCGGCGAAGGCGTCGAAGAGCTGAATTTCATCGGCAGCCTTGTCACCAGCGCCGGCTATCAGTCGGATCGGATCAAGATCGACCCGTCCGTCGTGCGCGGGCTCGAATATTATACTGGCCCCGTCTACGAGGCCGAACTGCTGTTCGACGTCACCAACGAGAAGGGCGAGAAGGTCGTCTTCGGCTCGGTCGGCGGCGGCGGCCGTTATGACGGGCTCGTCTCGCGCTTCATGGGCCAGCCGGTGCCGGCCACCGGCTTCTCCATCGGCGTGTCGCGCCTGATGACGGCGCTGAAGAATCTCGGCAAGCTCGGCATGGACGAGGTGATCGAGCCCGTGCTTGTCACCGTCATGGATGGCGATGTCGATGCCATGGGGCGCTACCAGCGCTTCACGCAGCAGCTGCGTGCTGCCGGCATCCGCGCCGAGATGTTCCAAGGCAATTGGAAGAAGTTCGGCAACCAGCTGAAATATGCAGATCGCCGCGGCTGCCCCATCGCCGTCATCCAGGGCGGCGACGAGCGCGCCCAGGGCGTTGTCCAGCTCAAGGATCTGATCGAGGGCAAGCGCCTCTCCGGCGAGATCGAGGACAATGCCAGCTGGCGTGAGGCTCGTGTGGCCCAGGAAACCGTGCCGGAAGCGGAGTTGATCGAGAAGGTCAAGGCGATGCTCGCTGCGCAGGCGGAAGACCGGAAGAGGGCACTCGGCAATGTCTGAGTGTGTCGAGCAGTCTCGTTTTCTCCTTCTCCCCTCGGGGAGAAGGTGGCCCGAAGGGCCGGATGAGGGGGGCTCTGGGCTCACGCGAGCTATTCGTACGTTGGCGCTCAGAATCCT
The Rhizobium sp. 11515TR DNA segment above includes these coding regions:
- the hisS gene encoding histidine--tRNA ligase, yielding MSDKQKKPQKLKARLPRGFVDRSASDIRAVNEMTSKIRAVYEHYGFDPVETPLFEYTDALGKFLPDSDRPNEGVFSLQDDDEQWMSLRYDLTAPLARHVAENFNEIQLPYRTYRAGYVFRNEKPGPGRFRQFMQFDADTVGAPGVQADAEMCMMMADTLEALGIKRGDYVVRVNNRKVLDGVLEAIGLGGDDKATQRLNVLRAIDKLDKFGPEGVALLLGAGRKDESGDFTKGAGLNSDQIEKVLFFVGIKDYAQSAAQLAELVAGTSKGGEGVEELNFIGSLVTSAGYQSDRIKIDPSVVRGLEYYTGPVYEAELLFDVTNEKGEKVVFGSVGGGGRYDGLVSRFMGQPVPATGFSIGVSRLMTALKNLGKLGMDEVIEPVLVTVMDGDVDAMGRYQRFTQQLRAAGIRAEMFQGNWKKFGNQLKYADRRGCPIAVIQGGDERAQGVVQLKDLIEGKRLSGEIEDNASWREARVAQETVPEAELIEKVKAMLAAQAEDRKRALGNV